Proteins encoded by one window of Scatophagus argus isolate fScaArg1 chromosome 4, fScaArg1.pri, whole genome shotgun sequence:
- the commd10 gene encoding COMM domain-containing protein 10 isoform X3, with translation MTSIIKETQSIKEAVTFINAIDVNKFSRLISRIIQKLHLKGERTFSEEEEQKLQAALSLDKQALSLVLETAAFILEQAVYHNVKPASLQQQLEAVHLNPDKAEMFSQTWATAGPELMERLKHNIFAPKKHVPVRLYVGHCQQPTQLLFSLTLLFTQSEQ, from the exons ATGACTTCAAttataaaagaaacacaaag CATAAAAGAAGCGGTGACTTTCATCAATGCGATTGATGTGAACAAGTTCTCCAGGCTGATCTCCCGCATCATACAAAAGCTTCATCTGAAG GGAGAGCGAACATTtagtgaagaagaggagcaaAAACTTCAAGCTGCTCTCTCATTGGATAAACAGGCTCTCAGTCTTGTCCTGGAAACTGCTGCCTTTATACTAGAGCAG GCCGTGTATCATAATGTAAAGCCAGCCTCTCTGCAGCAACAGCTCGAGGCGGTTCATTTAAATCCAGACAAGGCAGAGATGTTCTCTCAAACCTGGGCCACCGCCGGACCTGAGCTGATGGAGAGACTCAAGCACAATATCTTTGCCCCAAAGAAG CATGTCCCAGTTCGCCTTTATGTTGGTCACTGCCAACAGCCAACCCAGTTGCTGTTTTCATTAACTCTGCTGTTTACACAAAGTGAACAGTGA
- the commd10 gene encoding COMM domain-containing protein 10 isoform X2, producing MTSIIKETQSIKEAVTFINAIDVNKFSRLISRIIQKLHLKGERTFSEEEEQKLQAALSLDKQALSLVLETAAFILEQAVYHNVKPASLQQQLEAVHLNPDKAEMFSQTWATAGPELMERLKHNIFAPKKLEYVGWQLNLQMAQSSQARLKSPSAVLQLGLHSEDSE from the exons ATGACTTCAAttataaaagaaacacaaag CATAAAAGAAGCGGTGACTTTCATCAATGCGATTGATGTGAACAAGTTCTCCAGGCTGATCTCCCGCATCATACAAAAGCTTCATCTGAAG GGAGAGCGAACATTtagtgaagaagaggagcaaAAACTTCAAGCTGCTCTCTCATTGGATAAACAGGCTCTCAGTCTTGTCCTGGAAACTGCTGCCTTTATACTAGAGCAG GCCGTGTATCATAATGTAAAGCCAGCCTCTCTGCAGCAACAGCTCGAGGCGGTTCATTTAAATCCAGACAAGGCAGAGATGTTCTCTCAAACCTGGGCCACCGCCGGACCTGAGCTGATGGAGAGACTCAAGCACAATATCTTTGCCCCAAAGAAG ctggaGTATGTGGGCTGGCAGTTAAACCTGCAGATGGCCCAGTCCAGCCAAGCCAGACTGAAGTCTCCCAGTGCTGTCCTCCAGCTGGGGCTCCACAGTGAAGACTCTGAG